From Pseudomonas asiatica, the proteins below share one genomic window:
- a CDS encoding aldehyde dehydrogenase family protein yields MSLTSVSRVAVQQPALIDVYSPFDGSLVGSVANLAADAVPGLLVRARQGVHESAALPRHRRASILEQAARLIERDAADFAGLIVDEAGKTLRQAEKEVKRCINTLKLSAEEARRNAGEVVPFDAYEGSESRQGWFTREPLGLILAITPYNDPLNLVAHKLGPAIAGGNAVILKPSELAPLSALKLVQYLVDAGLPEAVVTVATGGAELGKALVAVREVRMISFTGGFATGEQIARGAGLKKLAMDLGGNAPVLVLKDCDLEATVESCVSGAFWAAGQNCIGTQRILVEASIYEAFRQRFVALTQAMVVGDPGLRETDMGPMITEGSARQIEERVNQALQGGARLLCGHKRQGATYSPTVLEGVDHASRLWREEVFAPVVMLAPFEEIEQAIALANAPEYSLHAGVFTRDLSLALSLARRIEAGGVMINDSSDYRFDAMPFGGSKYGSLGREGVRFAYEDMTQPKVVCLNQMG; encoded by the coding sequence ATGAGCCTGACTTCCGTGTCCCGGGTAGCCGTCCAGCAACCCGCCTTGATCGATGTCTACAGCCCGTTCGACGGTAGCCTGGTCGGCAGCGTCGCCAACCTTGCTGCCGATGCCGTGCCAGGTCTGCTCGTGCGTGCTCGGCAGGGCGTGCACGAAAGTGCCGCGCTGCCTCGGCACCGTCGCGCGAGCATTCTGGAGCAGGCGGCCCGGCTGATTGAGCGCGATGCAGCCGATTTTGCCGGCCTGATTGTCGACGAAGCGGGCAAGACCCTGCGTCAGGCCGAGAAGGAGGTGAAACGCTGCATCAACACGCTCAAGCTGTCTGCCGAGGAAGCGCGGCGCAATGCCGGCGAGGTGGTGCCGTTCGATGCCTACGAAGGCTCCGAATCGCGTCAGGGCTGGTTCACACGCGAGCCGCTGGGGCTGATCCTGGCCATCACGCCGTACAACGACCCGCTCAACCTGGTGGCGCACAAGTTGGGGCCGGCGATTGCCGGGGGCAATGCGGTCATTCTCAAACCCTCGGAGCTGGCCCCGCTTTCTGCCTTGAAGCTGGTGCAGTACCTGGTCGACGCGGGGCTGCCAGAGGCCGTCGTCACCGTGGCCACTGGCGGTGCCGAACTGGGCAAGGCCCTGGTGGCCGTGCGTGAAGTGCGGATGATTTCCTTCACCGGCGGTTTCGCCACAGGCGAACAGATTGCCCGGGGGGCGGGCCTGAAAAAACTGGCCATGGACCTGGGTGGCAACGCCCCGGTGCTGGTACTGAAGGACTGCGACCTCGAGGCCACTGTCGAGTCTTGTGTATCTGGCGCGTTCTGGGCAGCCGGGCAGAACTGCATCGGCACCCAGCGCATCCTGGTGGAAGCTTCCATCTATGAGGCATTCCGCCAGCGCTTCGTGGCCTTGACCCAGGCCATGGTGGTAGGTGATCCAGGCCTGCGCGAAACCGACATGGGGCCGATGATCACCGAAGGCTCGGCCCGGCAGATTGAAGAGCGCGTGAACCAGGCCCTTCAAGGCGGCGCTCGCCTGCTCTGTGGTCACAAGCGCCAGGGGGCTACCTATTCGCCGACGGTGCTGGAAGGTGTTGACCACGCCAGCCGGCTGTGGCGTGAAGAGGTGTTCGCACCGGTGGTGATGCTGGCGCCCTTCGAGGAGATCGAGCAGGCCATAGCGCTGGCCAATGCCCCGGAGTACAGCTTGCACGCTGGTGTGTTTACCCGAGACCTGTCCTTGGCGTTGAGCCTGGCACGGCGTATCGAGGCGGGCGGCGTGATGATCAACGACTCGTCCGACTACCGCTTCGATGCCATGCCATTCGGTGGCTCGAAATATGGAAGCCTTGGCCGCGAGGGGGTGCGGTTCGCCTACGAGGACATGACCCAGCCCAAAGTCGTCTGCCTCAACCAGATGGGTTGA
- a CDS encoding RidA family protein, whose product MSLAVCYRGLFETAGVVADDLQQDVQGQLRQALGTIDGLMAEANVDKEHLTRVQLWIADYSHFDLVNEVYDAWLKGYPKPPRACVGADLGEGYLVEVQVFAVCPERS is encoded by the coding sequence ATGTCGCTGGCGGTCTGCTACAGGGGCCTGTTCGAAACGGCAGGCGTGGTTGCGGACGACCTGCAGCAGGATGTACAGGGCCAGTTGCGGCAGGCGTTGGGTACGATCGATGGGCTGATGGCAGAGGCCAACGTCGATAAGGAGCATTTGACCCGGGTTCAGTTATGGATCGCCGACTACAGCCACTTCGACCTGGTCAATGAGGTGTACGACGCCTGGTTGAAGGGGTATCCGAAACCTCCACGGGCTTGCGTAGGCGCAGACCTTGGAGAGGGGTACCTGGTCGAGGTGCAGGTGTTTGCCGTGTGCCCTGAGCGCTCCTGA